The genome window tgttttagaaactcTTATGTAACAGTTCCTAAAATACCTAAACATCCAATATCTTCCTTTATCCCTTGTACCAAAATAACTTGTGAAAATTTATCTAATTATGTGTTCTCTATTCAATTTTTAGTAATTCTTATGTATAAAATGATTTGCTTATTGAGAAAGTTATAAAAAagcacataattttttatttgcaagTGTTTTTAGTTTATggtcaaaaatttttaaagatttatatcctcaaaaggaaaaaaaattaaattaaagcacAAAATTTACCTGCTGATATATAAAATGTCTCCTATGTggagtttttaataaattaatttctattttattaattacaatatttatacacatttacAAAAAAGTCTTATATGAAATAAACAAACCATGATTAGACTActaatttttatctatattttttgatCATAATCTGATGTAATATAATAAAGAGTAATTTTCACCTGACAAGAAAATATGAAGTAATTTATAAGTGGTTATTGGATATACCAAAGGCAATTACAGTATAGCTGTCGAGCATCtggtatttatatttaattctgctgacaataaaattatattgaatatcTGTAAATTTGGGagcaataatatttaaaatgtcagaaTAAGATTTTGAAGAGTATAGTTTAGCTATTTTGGGGGAGCATTTATTTACcaacagagaaaatatattcatctcTCTAGGAAGGTACGAATGACATCTTTCCACatacttttccaaaaaaaaatttgattagGTGTGATCTTTTACTGATTTGGGAAAGTTTCTATAAAGTGGCCTCACCCTAacaattaaatctttttttttttttgtaagttcaCCAACAACGTCTTGATTGATTTATGAACTGTACTTAGAATAGTTTTGTTACTTAGAATTGTTTTGAATCATTTTATAATCAGTCAACATTTTATTAGACACTAGGTGataaatttactttacttttgaaaacagaattttctttacatacttgaaatctcttcttctttcctgcctttctttaatttccaaaacAAATTAGCTGAAAGAGTAGATTACACTTGCATTTTTCACttcctaatttttcattcattcttcctaTGTCTCCATTTCTAATAATGTCCTTCCATAAACACTATACTCCTTTAGATCACCAGTGGTTGTCCTGAGGATAAAGCCGGGCGACATATCCTAGACATTAAGTTACTTTATGTTTCTTTCTGTgacattattttgcattttctattacACAATTTGAAACTTGCTTCTCTAGCATTCTAAGACAAAATCTTAGGTTTCTTCCAACCCCTTTGCTCATAACTCTctagtctctcttctttttctttccagcttttttttttctggtctccccacaaagttttgtttttttcattttcatccttaGAGTTGGTCTTCCAGACCCACATActtttccctcccctgcatcttCTCAtttatatcaacattttaaaatatcacaatgaTGCTGATGACACCAAGCTGTTCTCTTAAACACTTTTGTCTTTTGTTTGGGAGTTTTCACTTAAATGTCTCACTCATATCTATAGTTGCACATTCACATTCAATTCTCATCTACCTTTTGGTACCCTGCTTTATAACCTTCTGTCCTTCTAATTTCTATATCAACTATCTAGCTATTCATGCCTGAAATCTGGAAATCACCTAATAGATTCCCTTTGTCCAAGGGATGAGatatctttccctttccctcactGTTCTTCATCCCATTGGTTAGAAAATATTGCTactacattttctaaatttcttttcacACTTCTCCTTTCCTACTTCCCTTTTTGCATATCCATATTGATTGTATGTCTTAAATGCTGTCTGACCTCACTTTGATGTAAGTAAAAAATCCTTACAATTTCATAAAAGACCTTTTTCATGGTACTTAAATTTCCTTTACTGTATCATGTTTATTCAGGTTGTCTTTGCTTCATACATACTGTTCCCTTTTCCCAGAATGCTTCAATTTTTTACATATCTCTGATCGCTGCTAGCATCTATCCCTAATTTTTCTTAATCTACATAACTCACATAAGTAGCATTTCTTGCAGGAAAATCTCCCCATATGTCTAACATCAAATGTGAGTAGattatatatttctctctttgtCCACTTAACAACATAATATTTCAGGAGCAAGATTATCATTTTCTGatcgttttatttattttttggtaagcTTTATAAAAGCAGGCATTGTGTACTCTATGTCCTAAATTGAAGGACTTGCAaacatgttgaataaataaataaaagagtgaaatGCAGAAATTATGGACATTTAAACCATATAAGCATTTAATGGTGAGATTTGAATGTGTTTATCCCATTCCTAGTTTTTTTAAATGGACCAGACATGCCTGTGAAAACGCATGGTAGACACACTTTGAAACCTAAGCAATGGATTTGGTTTAGCATCAGCATACATTGAACTTATTCCTTGCTTCTTTTTATAATCTGCCATGAAcacatattttttacttatttaaatttgAGCATTGCTATCCTAGGTTCTCTTGTTTGTTTCACATTCTTTGGACTTTAGCTCTAGAAATTTTTAGACATATGTAAAAAATACTGCCTTGGAAGGCTTTCAGGAGACTGCATACAATCATTAAGATTGACTATTTTGTGGAGCAAGATCTAAGATGAGATGCCATCCAGTGCTGGATAACTTAGCCAAGAATTATAAGGTGTGTTACAATATTTGAGaacaaaaaaatctcattaattatttaaaaaaatatataaaatagaaataaagttttatggtatttaaaaagaatgttaatCACAGGAATTTAGAATTTTCAGAAGGCAATGATCAAAAGATTTAGTGAGCAATCATCATCAACATTTCTCTATGAGTGGCTTCTTCTCAAACACTAAAGAGGATTCAAATATCTGTGAATAACAGACACTAAAAATGATTGCATTGATATCATTTTTGCATGATAATTTTTCCCTGAAGAGTAAGTATAGGATTTGAAATAGCAATCAATTTAACTACCCTGTAATATGTACTCAGATATTTGGTAATGCAAATAACTATACATGAGAAGACAGAAAACCAGTAGACAATACTAATTATTGAGAATTGAGATTCAGAGAATAACCAATTGTTTAATGTCCTCTGCTTCTTTCTACAGTCTCATCCACATCCTCAAATATGTTGTAAAAATCATTAAGTTAAATGCCCTCTTAGTTGGGAAATTGATTAGATGGACTATAAAATGttttgatagaaaaatatattagggTTCCCAGAATTGAAtagatgaaaaagaacaaaaggtatGAGCATTAGTAtgttggaaaataataaattgggaAAACTGGAAGTTCAGATGCAGAAGAATAAATTTGGGCAATTATCCTATTcccatacaaaaataaactcaaaatggatttgagacttaaacgtaagacctgaaactgtaaaacaatTATAAGGCAATACAGAgaaaaagcttcttgacattggtaTGGGCCATGATATTTTGCATATGACCCCCAAAACACAGGCatctaaagcaaaaaaaaaaaagaaagaaagaaaaatatgataatatcaaactaaaaatctttattgcaaagaaaacaatcaataagGTAAAAAAGCAATCTTTCAAATGGAAGacaatatttgtaaactatatatctgataaggggttaatatccaaatatACAACAAACTCAAACCACTCAATagtaaaagagaaacaaatttagaaatgggaaaaggacctgaataaacatttctctaaaaatgacatacaaatggccaacaagtatatgaaaaagtgctcaacataactaatcatcagaaaaatgcaaaccaaaaccataaTTAGCTAGTCATCTCTGATTCTATGGAGTAGATACCATGACTAAAGCTCACCCTCTTGAGTTGGAAAAATTAATAGACAAGAAGTTATTATTGAAATTAAACGGTGGCAGATACGTTCAAGGAATGTTGTGGAGATTTGACCCCTTTATGAATCTTGTGATAGATGAATGTATGGAGATGGCAACTACTGCAAAACAGAACAATATTGGAATGGTGGTAGCTGTGCCCTTTCAACAGGCTGAAAGCCTGAGCAGCACTTTTCAAAAACTAGAAGTTCAGCACAATGAAAGAAGCAGTATGTCATTCTGGACCTCATGGTTccaattttatttggattttgggCCTCAAACACAATGGCAAAAGAGAAAGAGCACTACAGTAGCCCTCCTTAATCTCAGAGTGAATacctgaaacctcagatagtaGCAAACCCTACATACACTGTGcaggaatttctttttccttcttcacaatttcatggatatAAGATTGGTTCTTACCGTATATCTTTGCAACctcaacaaatgattttttttttcttttcttatcaagTTGAGAACTTTCACCATTTCACTTAAAGGAAGTACTTTATGGCTTCCCTTTGGCATATCTGTATTACCAGTATCACTGCTATTGAGCTTTGGGTCTATTATTTATGTAATGGTttcttgaacacaagcactgtgatactacaacagtcaatctgataaccaagatggcTAAGTGACTAACAGGAAGCATACAGACACCGGACAAAGGGAGAATATGTGTCCCTGGTGAGATGTCATgaaatttcatcacactactcagaaagtgtgcaatttaaaacttatgaattgtttatttctggaattttacaAGTAATACTTTCAGACCATAGATTAAGGGGAGGAACTACTTACACGGCAAAGGTGTTTACCAGCTAgccttattttctaaatattatgtgACAGAACAAATATgtaatgccattttaaaaaatgttcatgaaatggcaaagttttattttgtttcttaatgatGCTAAAAAAGAAATGGTCCTCAGATTGGAAAATCTTAGTTATCAAAAATAACTTGTCTTTACCACCCTCTATTCCTAGGGAAATTGTCAGTCATAAACAAGTTGAAGAAGGAGCTAGGAAGGAATGTTAGTTTTTATGCTTCAGACAGTAAGATGTGATGTTCATCTGTtgccaaaaaaaaaccccaaaagggCAAGGAACTTAAAATTGAAATTCTAAGAACTAAATAAGGATGTTGTTTatctttctagatttttattCCTAACTTATAAGGAAAGTACAGGTCTATAGACTCTTTCAGTCACCATAGTGATTTTGATGgtgtctttttctgtctctctctctttctcttttttggtaggaaacagggtcttgctctatttcccacgctgaagtgcagtggtgccatcataactcactgtaacctcaaactcctgggcccaagcgagcCACCTGCTTTAGCTTCTACAGTAGCTGAGACTGCAAGTATGAACCGCCAGGCCTATCCAAGCTCTTTTAAAGCTGCCCTTTATCttcacagaagtaaaaataaatcctaCAATTTATGTGAAACCACAGAAGATCTATAATAGCCAAAACCatcttgagtaaaaagaaaaaaatagaggaatcACATGACTTGACATCAATTTACACAACACAATtgcagtaaccaaaacagcatgttactggcacaaaaacagacacatatgccaatggaaaagaatagaaaacccagaaataaatccacacaccTATAGTTAATTTATCTttaacaaaggtgccaaaaacatacagtggggagaagatagtctcttcaataaatggtactgagaaaattggatatccatatgcagaagaatgaaactagacccttctctctcaccatataaaaaaatcaaattaaaatggactaaagacttaaatctaagacttgatactataaaactaataaaagaaagcattgaggaaatgcttcaggatgtTGATCTGGGCAAAGACTTCTTGGATAATACCTCCAAAGCATAGGAAACCATagtaaaattggacaaatgggatcacagcAAGGTAATATGAGGAAATAGAATCATCATGTTAGAAGCTTTGGAATAAGTATAAATAATCGCTGTTCAGAGAAATCCATGTTCCCTCTCCAAAGGGCCTGTTTTACTATGATATCAAAATCAGGTCATGTACATTGGCAAATTAAACCTTTTGTTAAATAAACTTTTGAAATAGTCAAAAATATAATCAATCAAATATCACATAATACATGTTGGAATGGCTATtgtcaacaaaagaaaagataataagtattgatgaggatgtggagaaaagggaacccttgtacactgtctgtgggaatgtaaactatttGAGCTATGAAGTAAAACAGTAGGAAAGTTcatcaaaaattagaaatagagcTACCAgataatccagcaatccctcttctattaatatttaatatgtatatatccaaaggaaatggaatcagtattttaaagatacatgtacacccatgttcactgcaacattattcacaataactaaggtatggaaacaacctaagttaCATATATTCCTGCAATTTACAATATTCcattatacacatgtacacatgtgcacacacacacatactcacagaaatattatttagacttaacaaagaaggaaatcttcTAATTtgggacaacatggatgaaactggaggacattatgctaagtgaaataagacagacacagaaaaatatatactgtacgatctcacttacatgtgaaatctaaaatTTGAACTCAGAAAAGCAGAGAGTGGAATGGGGTTTGTCATCATGGCTGGAGGGTGAGAGCAATAGGGAGATGTTGGTTATAGAGTACAACATTTCAGTTAcacaagatgaataaattctagaggtCTAATATATAGCATGTTgcttatagttaataatagtatattatatatttaaaatttgtcaggaGTAGATATGAAATGTTCTCACCACGCACCCCTGCAACATGAAATGGTAGCTCTGTGAGGTCatgaatatgctaattagcttgattgtgatgATTATTTCACAATATGTGTGTGATTATTTCACACACGTATTTCAcaatatttcacaatattatttcacaatatatatatatatatatacacacataaacatcaTGTTATGCACCTTAAATTTatacagttttaaattttcaattatacctcaaaggaggggacgggtatatacatacataataaatgagatgtgcaccatttgggggctggtcacgcttgaagctcagatttGAGGGagaagggggggcaagggcattatatgtaaccttaaatttgtacccccataatatgctgaaataaaaataaagtagcttTTTGTTTTAGGTTAAGAAGTGTAGACTTGAATATCAAACACAAAGGACTAATCTTAGTAAATACTAACATATATAGACAGTggaaaaagatagagaaaagaaaaaaaagaaagagcagaaataaattgcatatatatgcattgtgtgtgtatattttatatatatatatatatatatatatatatatatatatatatatatatataggattaGCTTGGAAAAGGAAAAGGTAGAAATGTACTGTTAATTTTTTGGTAATATtgacttagaaataaaaaagtagttATGAATAATAAGTAGATTGAACAAAAAAGTGGAGAACACTTTATGACTGACATCATTAGCAAGgtaataaaattacataatgaataattttaagaattataatttgaatacataaaatgaataGACAAATTACTAGCAATAATATACTCTGTCAATGGCAGTTAACTAGTCATCTAACTAATCTTAGAAAACAGCTAAACCAGATATGCAGTGTAGTAGGGCTACGTAGCTGAGTTCCAGTAAATCAAATGTGAATGGAAGTGAAATATGACATTTCCATGTTGATGTCATAAAGTTTCCATGCtttgatcatttcttttcttgCACACTCCAACTCCACTCATTGCAGGTGGAACACTACAGGAAAAAGGAGCCTGGGTTCATGAGTAACTGATTAGAAGAGAACCACCTGAAAACCAAGAACACCCATTctcaaattttgtattttgttataatattgaGATTCTGATATTAACCTTTAAACATTCTGACAACgaatgtattttaatatactttaattaATGCCACTAtcaaaactttctttaaaataatctttaaaaatatttaaaataacataaaaataaaatgaatatttgataatttcatttatacaaatGTTCAAGTTTTAGCTCAACAAAACTGTTTTATTTAGGAATGCATTTTAggtagaatataaagaaaaatcaggaagCAAATGGCATGTAAGTCAGGTTAGGATAAAGAAAAGATACGATCTCAAAGGATCAGCCAGAGGTTTCTACAGTATTTTCAAGTTATTCCTTTACTCACATTGTGCTTGCATGGAGACtctctttataattattatactgtGAAGGTAAGTTTTATGCCCTTCTAGGTATTTGGTTAAAtttcacaacaacaaaaatagatatcccatttcctacacacacacacacacacacacacacacacacacacacacacacacataaagttaggaaagtaaattttaaaaaataaaaaagaagagaaaaatatagggAAGTGCATTAGAATTAATTGATATCCCTAAAAgaccaaaggaaagaaacagaaaaaaaaaatgatattatgtgTGGTAATAGCAGAAATTTTCCCAGAGAGAAGGATCagaatattcatttgaaaataacataaggAAATAAATCCATTGAGATATGTCCTAATAATGTCACTGAATTCCAGTgataaaaagggaaattatataGACTAGTCTTTCTCAAGGTGTGATCCCAAGACCTGCAATGTCAACATCACTGGGGAACTTGCCAGAAAGGCAAATTTTTAGGCCGTACTGAAGACTTCGTCTGAGTGTTGGATTTAGCAATTCATGTCAAACAATTCTTCCAAGTTAAAATTTAAGAGCCactgaatataaaaatacaagataaaaataaaataaatatcgaGTAACCTAAAAACTGAAAACTCACACTGGTGTCTGGGTTCCCCACAGTAACATTTAATGCTCAGAGAATGAAAGTGTGACCCAAGACCTCTGTATCTTCCAACGGTCTGATTCAAGTATGAAAGCAATATATAAACATCCTCCAACATGAAAGAATTCAAAGGTTAGAGAATTTATTTTGGGGGTGTATGTGAAAGAACAGCTTGATGATGAATCTAGCAAACTAATAAATAATGCATAATACATAACTCAAAAATAGAGAAGCTGTGTAAAGAAAGGGTTGGTAGGGTCATTCACTTCCATTTAAGTATATATCTACATCTTCATTACTGTGGAGATTGTGGTTTTTAAACAGGATATAATAGCatgattctttaaaatatatctaatgaaATTGGCAAGAAGGAAAAGTAGGAAGAAGTATTTGGACAaaagtttctcattttttaaaatgcttaatattcagtagataaaactgaaaactaataaatatagcaATTTCTATATCAACTTCTTTTGAAatctataaaatttcaaatgttacCATATTATTAccataaataaaaccacaaaaaaatgtggaagaatcattaaaatagacataaaatacAATGGTATTTAATGAGACCATATATAgcttatgtataaataaattctgAGACCATATATAgcttatgtataaaataaatatacatgggATGAAGgtatttgtcaatattttaaaaaatagaatgatagTATTTGTATTAGAGATGCATACAGCACAAAGTGactcaaaataattgaaatttaattagctaaatatatgaaaaatgcgtaggaaggaaagaaagcagagtTTGGGTTTAAGGTAAAATCAATACATGAGGGAAAAAGGGTACTAAACTATGAAATATGTGTTAATAttctacataaaatatgtaaaaatttaaacattgtaagaaaaatgggagaaatataGTAAAATACATGAGAGATAAAAGATAAGCtagacaaatttttaagtgtgtagAGAACTCAATCATCATAATGATGTTTGAGCTAGTAGATGAGTTTAAATTcatatgatttgaaaatagactaatattcttttaaagagtgaagaaaatgttataaaaattatctatatattaggacaaatagaaaatgttaacatttatagaaaattaaatgacattctCTGATCAAAGTTTAAAAAGAgagctttataataaaaaatggaaacaaaaaaccTGCTATATGAATTATAAGAACAAAGCAGatattgaattaaaagaaaaaacacaaattgtcaaaatttgaaaataattgcaATGAAAATGCTAGGTCCCCCAAATTAATGTTTCTGGCTAAAGACAACTAAAGATAGCTGAAGTCATAGATATAAGTCTTATATTTCTaaacaagaagaataaaaattaattatctattaaataaaaattacagaaaataataatattaatgtaagaaaaaataatgaattgaaaaacaaaataaggaactaagttagaaaaataataaaacagtaaaatgtCTATTTTACAAAGAACCACAAGTGGTTCTTTAAACATGTAACACAGATATGCCATTATCTAAGCTAATCaagaaaaatgtatcaaaatacataaaatggaaaaaattacaaatgagaaaaagttaaacacaaaTACAAGAGAAATGAAGTGATTTATGAGATGATAATTTGCTTatccttgaaaataaatttgaaggcAAATTTGACTTGTAAGATGAAGCCATTAAGTTTTCAAGTTTCAGTGTAtagtttctctctcctctctctctctctctctctctctctctctcacacacacacacatacacacacattcctgcacatgtacacacacaaacacaatataAAGatgtttcaaaaatgaatttaaataaaactaaaaataggtaATTCCAATTCTTCATTTAAATGTAGACCCTTCTATTAAAGATGTAAACCTGAAATAACATCATCATGACGACAGAGCTTGACAGAAACGTGCAGTATCAGGTCCCCACCTGGACCTACTGGAACAGAATCTACAATTTTAACTAGACATATTGGTAATTCATATGAACATGAAAGTATGAGAAGGTCTATGttagagcagtggttttcaataTTGTCTAAATATTAGAATCACCAGAAATCtgtaaagcaaacaaagaaaaaagtggggaaaaaacaTACTGTGGACATTAAAATCAGGAATTTGTCTAATGAAGTAGCTTATAGacaataacaatttttttcagcatattataggagtacaaatattAGGGTTAGGATATttctcctgctcccctccccctcaacacccgataaatgttattcctatatgcccacttaagtgttgacaattttttaaaaaactttgttcTACATTGAAAAACTAGACTACAGTATATCAATCAGGTATGAGTTATGTGTaagcatgaaatatttttgtttttatttttgctaataaaTATCAACATCCCGTGCAAGGACAACATGGCTTGATaggtttggaaaaaaatttaagttactaATTACATCTCACTCTTGTGGTAAATTTAGGTGAATTCGTAATATAATTCAATCATGAAAACTTTAGTCTGATCTCCatttcatcagggaaatgcaaatcaaaatggcaatgagatgtcacttaacaatgtcttttaccaaaaagtccccaaacaacaaatgttggcatagatgcaaagagatgggaacactcttacactgctggtgagactgcaaactaatacaacctctacgGGAAGTAgtctggagatacctcaaagaactaaaagtagaactaccatttgatctggcaGTCCTATGTACTCTGCTTCCTGTTATCTGATGCCAACTCTTCCACCTCtgtattaaattttttcctatctCATTTACGTAATAAAATCTATTTGGTCTTTGACACCTCTTAGTGCCcatcatcaattttttttaaccatagaaaaatgttacataaatCCAATCTtggaaaatgaatcatttttcatGCCACCTTCATCTCCTGCCTCATTTTTCATCACCTTTTATTACAAAACTCCTTAAAGGAGTTATCTACATTCTCAGTTTCCATTTCCTCGCCTCCATTCTCTGATCAACACACTTCAAGTATTCATTCTCACTACTGTACCAAATGTCTTATCAGAGTTATAGATGATATCCATTTTGCCCAATCTGTCAACTTTCAGAAGTTGAAATTGGCATTATTTTGGATTTAATCACTCTCTCTTTgactaaagtattttttaatctcataaGACAGTTTTAATATCTTCTTATTTTCTGAGACCTTCCCTGCCACTGCACACTTCCATAGAACATTCTTTCAAATTATCTTGATTTCTTTCATATAATACATGAATGTCTTACTAGAATGTGACCTTCTTAAGGACAAAATCCTGTCTGTTTTTCATAGTGCAATAATCCAAATGCTTAACATGTTGCTGGCATATGACAGTAACTCAAtatatatgttgaaaaaaataaatgaattcatgaatatttttaacatatttcctgtttattttctctggTATTTCTGACAACCTATCAATTCTATTATGATTAATAGAGAATAAAGAGGTCCAAAAATACTTTACATAGTTTGGCTTATTTCCAGTGTAACCAGAAAACCAAATGAGACAAGGATCCAAATAATGCCTAATTACTTTCCTTATGGAATAGGGATAGGGCAGGgtaatattcaaatattattccAAAATAGTATAAAACCTTGCACAGGCTAGAGGTAATAAATTGTTTGGACAAACAATTTAAAATCTTATTCAGTATTTCTGTTTATGAAATGAATTCACTTGGTTGGTTGACTAGTACTTACAGCTTTGGTTACAATTTACCAAGAGAAAGTTAATACTCCCCTTGCTACTTCTTGAACATCTAGGTCCAATTGAACTTCACAGCCTTTACATGTTCCTGTGTCTGGAAGTCTTCTTACTCAGATCTGTATCTGATCTGTGTCTTCATTTCCTTAGGTCTTTgctcaaattaaaattatatcccCTCCCTAATACTACCTCGCCAGCTTTATTTACCTCATAGCACTTATCATCAcctaacatactatataatttactcatatattttttcttgtctctctctATGCTCCATTAGAATGTAATCTTCATAGGTTCAAAgacttttgtcttctttgttcACTGTGATATACACAGTTACTTAAAAATCATCTGgaacaaaaaacattcaatatgtatttattgaaatgGATGATCTTTAACCCTTAGTGTCTTTCCTCAGAAAGCAACTCCTCAGTTACCTGCTGAG of Microcebus murinus isolate Inina chromosome 5, M.murinus_Inina_mat1.0, whole genome shotgun sequence contains these proteins:
- the LOC109730837 gene encoding small nuclear ribonucleoprotein G-like; the protein is MTKAHPLELEKLIDKKLLLKLNGGRYVQGMLWRFDPFMNLVIDECMEMATTAKQNNIGMVVI